One part of the Gammaproteobacteria bacterium genome encodes these proteins:
- a CDS encoding cyclic nucleotide-binding domain-containing protein: MSAVRKITDIERIRRLEPISSLSADQLRELLDTARLECLEPGQTLFAAGDTDTQAVYLLAGSVELRPLDSGGTHPISAGSDEARHPLANDRPGRMTAVAVTRAEILRIDKELLDTLLTWGQISAPEEDVVMSEDGIITINKADWLKTMIKSPTFRRLPPSNIELLLHRLEPIIVHAGDVIIRQGDSGDYFYMIDQGIALVMRNPDNDEDSIEMAELDSGASFGEAALISDNPRNATVSMRSDGILLRLSKEDFNTLLRQPTLQSVDYARAAAEVAAGSAAWIDVRLPSEYAHSHLPQARNIPMRALHKEARDLDRSLTYVCYCQTGSRSSAAVFVLKNYGINARVLHNGLQSAPPEALRSE; this comes from the coding sequence ATGAGCGCGGTGCGAAAGATCACGGACATCGAGCGCATCAGGCGGCTGGAGCCGATTTCATCGCTTTCCGCCGACCAGTTGCGCGAATTGCTGGATACCGCCCGCCTGGAATGCCTTGAGCCCGGACAGACCCTGTTCGCGGCCGGTGACACCGATACCCAGGCGGTCTATCTGCTCGCTGGCAGCGTGGAACTGCGCCCGCTCGATTCCGGCGGGACGCATCCGATCAGCGCGGGCAGCGATGAGGCGCGCCATCCCCTCGCCAACGATCGCCCGGGACGCATGACCGCGGTCGCCGTCACGCGCGCCGAGATCTTGCGCATCGACAAGGAACTGCTCGACACCCTGCTGACCTGGGGCCAGATCTCCGCCCCGGAGGAAGACGTCGTGATGAGCGAGGACGGCATCATCACCATCAACAAGGCGGACTGGCTCAAGACCATGATCAAGTCACCGACCTTCCGCCGGCTCCCGCCTTCCAACATCGAGTTACTGCTGCATCGGCTTGAACCCATCATCGTGCACGCGGGTGACGTGATCATCCGCCAGGGCGACAGCGGCGATTATTTCTACATGATCGACCAGGGCATCGCGCTGGTCATGCGCAACCCCGACAATGACGAAGACAGCATCGAGATGGCGGAACTCGACTCGGGCGCCTCCTTCGGCGAAGCGGCGCTGATCTCGGATAATCCGCGCAATGCCACTGTCTCGATGAGGAGCGATGGCATCCTGCTGCGGCTCTCCAAGGAGGATTTCAACACGCTGCTGCGGCAACCCACCCTGCAGTCCGTCGACTATGCGCGCGCCGCCGCGGAAGTCGCGGCCGGAAGCGCCGCCTGGATCGACGTCCGCCTGCCGAGTGAATACGCGCACTCCCACCTGCCACAGGCACGCAACATCCCGATGCGCGCGCTGCACAAGGAGGCGCGCGACCTCGACCGCTCGCTCACGTACGTCTGCTATTGCCAGACCGGCAGCCGCAGCTCGGCAGCGGTGTTCGTGCTGAAGAATTACGGCATCAATGCGCGCGTGCTGCACAACGGCCTGCAGAGTGCGCCGCCCGAGGCGCTGCGTTCGGAATAA
- the hemJ gene encoding protoporphyrinogen oxidase HemJ, protein MPWLKALHLIFMVTWFAGLFYLPRLYVYHAQCEDTPGRERFKIMERKLFYGIMTPGAVLTVVFGLWMVFTYAWEMYSSMAWLHIKLALILGLIAYHVYCGKLLVDFKHDRNRHGHVFYRWLNEVPVLFLIVIVLLATLKPF, encoded by the coding sequence ATGCCGTGGCTCAAGGCCCTGCACCTCATCTTCATGGTGACCTGGTTCGCCGGCCTGTTCTATCTGCCGCGCCTGTACGTCTATCACGCCCAGTGCGAGGACACCCCCGGACGGGAGCGCTTCAAGATCATGGAGCGCAAGCTCTTCTACGGCATCATGACACCGGGCGCGGTGCTCACGGTGGTGTTCGGACTGTGGATGGTGTTCACCTACGCGTGGGAAATGTACTCTTCCATGGCATGGCTGCACATCAAGCTCGCGCTGATCCTGGGACTGATCGCCTACCATGTCTATTGTGGAAAGCTGCTCGTCGACTTCAAGCATGACCGCAACCGCCACGGCCACGTGTTCTACCGCTGGTTGAACGAGGTGCCGGTACTCTTCCTGATCGTGATCGTCCTGCTGGCGACGCTGAAGCCCTTCTGA
- a CDS encoding primosomal protein N', which translates to MTAEARFWQIAVHSPLYQGFDYLPPQGVAPDAAVAGMRVQVPFGRGTRVGIITATAATSRIDAKRLKHAHALIDAQPIFSPDVFRLLLWAADYYHYPAGEVLLGALPAPLRRGDGVAARTRRHWRLTAAGRAHAPESLRRAPRQAMLMQILAMAPQGISAQELLTEHGTRDALRALCVKGWVESVELAVEDTAPAASMPATLETGPALNGSQRAAAAAIEDAHGRFQPFLLDGVTGSGKTEVYFHAIEGALRADRQALLLVPEIGLTPQMVERVRRRFGIPLAVLHSGLSDGERLAAWRAATEGRAPIVIGTRSAVFVPLARPGIIIVDEEHDASYKQQDGFRYHARDLAVVRAQYLKIPVVLGSATPALESLHNCRENRYQHLILATRAGAATPPAMHLVSLRDQAADHGISPVLARAIERHLGSDHQVLLFLNRRGYAPTLLCHDCGWVADCSRCDAHLIYHRARHLLRCHHCGAERPVPAGCPACGSPDLRPLGQGTERAEEVLAERFPAAEIVRIDRDSTRRKGSLDALFRRVQEGRRQILLGTQMLTKGHHLPHVTLVGILDADQGLFGADFRAGERMGQLIVQVAGRAGRADKPGEVLIQTHHPDHPQFAALLRHDYRGFAHGLLEERRQADLPPYGCLALLRAESVHPRTAADFLAALRADLAQAVPAGVEILGPAPPPMERRAGRHRTQLLFHSARRAPLHRALAAAVERLQKLPQAGKVRWALDVDPIDEY; encoded by the coding sequence ATGACCGCCGAGGCCCGCTTCTGGCAAATCGCGGTGCATTCCCCGCTGTACCAGGGATTCGACTACCTGCCACCGCAGGGTGTCGCGCCGGACGCGGCCGTGGCGGGAATGCGCGTGCAGGTGCCGTTCGGCCGCGGCACACGGGTCGGCATCATCACGGCGACCGCCGCGACGAGCCGTATCGATGCGAAGCGGCTGAAACATGCGCATGCGCTCATCGATGCGCAGCCGATATTTTCCCCGGACGTGTTCCGCCTGCTGCTGTGGGCGGCGGACTATTATCACTACCCGGCTGGCGAGGTGCTGCTCGGCGCGCTGCCCGCTCCCTTGCGTCGCGGTGATGGCGTTGCCGCGCGAACCCGGCGGCACTGGCGTCTGACCGCGGCGGGTCGCGCCCACGCACCGGAATCGCTGCGCCGCGCGCCGCGGCAGGCGATGCTGATGCAAATACTGGCCATGGCGCCGCAGGGTATCTCCGCGCAGGAACTGCTCACCGAGCATGGCACGCGCGACGCCCTGCGCGCGCTGTGCGTGAAGGGCTGGGTGGAATCCGTCGAGCTTGCCGTGGAAGACACCGCACCGGCGGCGTCCATGCCTGCGACGCTCGAAACCGGCCCCGCATTGAATGGTTCCCAGCGTGCCGCCGCGGCGGCGATCGAGGACGCGCACGGCCGCTTCCAGCCCTTTCTGCTCGACGGTGTTACCGGCAGCGGAAAGACCGAGGTCTATTTTCACGCCATCGAGGGCGCGCTGCGCGCGGATCGCCAGGCGCTGCTGCTGGTGCCGGAGATCGGCCTCACGCCGCAGATGGTGGAACGCGTGCGGCGCCGCTTCGGCATCCCACTCGCGGTGCTGCATTCCGGCCTGTCCGACGGCGAGCGTCTCGCCGCCTGGCGCGCGGCGACGGAAGGACGCGCGCCGATCGTCATCGGCACACGCTCCGCGGTGTTCGTCCCGCTCGCGCGCCCCGGCATCATCATCGTCGATGAGGAACACGACGCGTCGTACAAACAGCAGGACGGTTTTCGTTACCACGCGCGCGACCTCGCCGTCGTGCGCGCGCAGTATCTCAAGATCCCGGTGGTGCTCGGATCCGCGACCCCCGCCCTGGAAAGCCTGCATAACTGCCGGGAGAATCGTTATCAGCATCTGATCCTGGCGACACGCGCGGGCGCGGCAACACCGCCCGCAATGCACCTGGTCAGCCTGCGCGACCAGGCGGCGGATCACGGCATCTCCCCCGTGCTCGCCCGCGCGATCGAACGCCATTTGGGAAGCGATCACCAGGTGCTGCTGTTCCTGAACCGGCGTGGCTACGCCCCGACGCTGTTATGCCACGACTGCGGCTGGGTCGCCGACTGTTCGCGCTGCGACGCGCATCTGATTTATCACCGGGCGCGGCATCTGCTGCGTTGCCATCACTGCGGCGCCGAACGTCCCGTTCCCGCCGGATGTCCCGCCTGCGGGAGCCCGGATCTGCGGCCGCTCGGCCAGGGAACGGAACGTGCGGAGGAAGTGCTGGCCGAACGCTTCCCCGCAGCCGAGATCGTGCGCATCGACCGCGACAGCACACGCCGCAAGGGCAGCCTCGACGCCCTCTTCCGCCGCGTGCAGGAAGGCCGCCGCCAGATCCTGCTCGGGACGCAGATGCTGACCAAGGGGCATCATCTGCCGCATGTCACCCTGGTCGGCATCCTCGACGCCGACCAGGGCCTGTTCGGCGCCGATTTCCGCGCCGGTGAGCGCATGGGACAGCTCATCGTCCAGGTCGCGGGCCGGGCCGGACGCGCCGACAAACCCGGCGAGGTACTGATCCAGACCCATCATCCCGATCACCCCCAGTTCGCCGCCCTGTTGCGGCACGACTACCGCGGCTTCGCCCATGGCCTGCTGGAGGAACGCCGCCAGGCCGACCTGCCCCCCTATGGTTGCCTGGCGCTGCTGCGGGCGGAATCGGTTCATCCGCGCACCGCCGCGGATTTTCTCGCGGCCCTGCGCGCGGACCTGGCGCAAGCCGTCCCCGCCGGAGTGGAAATCCTCGGTCCGGCACCGCCGCCGATGGAACGGCGCGCCGGCCGTCACCGCACGCAATTGCTGTTTCACTCCGCGCGCCGCGCGCCGCTGCACCGCGCGCTGGCCGCGGCGGTGGAGCGGCTGCAGAAGCTGCCGCAAGCCGGCAAGGTACGCTGGGCGCTGGACGTAGATCCGATCGACGAATATTAG
- a CDS encoding arginine--tRNA ligase yields the protein MKDHLRELLTRAVLALQNEGTIASDAPIDIQLERARDKQHGDFACNIALTLAKRLRANPRRLAEQIAAAVPASDQVERVEVAGPGFINFFLAGDAFRGVIARILEAGDAFGHSTIGQGRSVQVEFVSANPTGPLHVGHGRGAAYGAAVADLLAAAGFRVHREYYINDAGRQMDILAASVWLRYLELSGERLPFPSNGYRGEYVHDIAKALHGHHRDELHASAAVVMANLPPDLAADGSGDKEAHIDGLIARAKEILGAVRYRLVFDAGLHSILGDIRNDLQEFGVVYAEWFSERSLIENGEVDRVIGRLRAGGHLYQQDGAWWFRSTAYGDEKDRVLVRENGQATYFAHDIAYHAGKFERGFERIINIWGADHHGYVPRVKAALSALGYDAARLDVLLVQFAILYRGETRVQMSTRSGQFVTLRELRAEVGNDAARFFYVLRKCEQHMDFDLDLAKSESSDNPVYYIQYAHARICSVLRQLAETGLSEDAALGLNGLHRLGEEHEQRLIGRLSQYPETIENAALAHEPHQLAYYLRELANDFHTYYNAHQFLVEDGELRNARLALIKAARQVLSNGLRLLGVGAPDHM from the coding sequence ATGAAAGACCATCTGCGTGAACTACTCACCCGGGCCGTGCTCGCCCTGCAGAACGAGGGAACCATCGCCAGCGATGCTCCGATCGATATCCAGCTCGAGCGCGCCCGCGACAAGCAGCACGGCGACTTCGCCTGCAACATCGCGCTGACCCTGGCCAAGCGGCTGCGCGCGAACCCGCGCCGGCTCGCCGAACAGATCGCCGCCGCCGTGCCCGCGTCGGACCAGGTCGAGCGCGTCGAGGTCGCCGGCCCCGGATTCATCAACTTTTTCCTGGCCGGGGACGCCTTCCGCGGCGTCATCGCGCGGATACTCGAGGCCGGCGACGCCTTCGGACACAGCACCATCGGCCAGGGGCGCTCAGTCCAGGTGGAGTTCGTCTCGGCCAACCCGACCGGACCGCTGCACGTCGGCCACGGCCGCGGCGCCGCCTACGGCGCGGCCGTGGCCGATCTGCTCGCCGCCGCCGGCTTCAGGGTGCACCGCGAGTACTACATCAACGACGCCGGACGGCAGATGGACATCCTCGCGGCGAGCGTCTGGCTGCGTTACCTGGAGTTGAGCGGTGAACGCCTGCCCTTCCCGAGCAACGGCTACCGCGGAGAGTACGTGCACGATATCGCCAAGGCCCTGCACGGCCACCATCGCGACGAACTGCACGCCTCCGCCGCGGTGGTGATGGCGAACCTGCCGCCCGACCTCGCCGCCGACGGCAGCGGCGACAAGGAGGCCCACATCGACGGGCTCATCGCGCGCGCGAAGGAGATCCTCGGCGCCGTCCGTTACCGGCTCGTGTTCGACGCCGGGCTGCATTCCATCCTGGGCGACATCCGCAATGACCTGCAGGAATTCGGCGTGGTCTATGCGGAGTGGTTCTCCGAGCGCTCCCTGATCGAGAACGGCGAGGTCGATCGCGTGATCGGCCGCCTGCGCGCCGGCGGCCATCTCTATCAGCAGGACGGTGCCTGGTGGTTCCGCTCCACCGCCTACGGCGACGAAAAGGATCGCGTGCTCGTGCGCGAGAACGGCCAGGCCACCTATTTCGCCCACGACATCGCCTACCATGCCGGCAAGTTCGAGCGCGGCTTCGAGCGCATCATCAACATCTGGGGCGCCGACCACCACGGCTACGTACCGCGGGTGAAGGCGGCGCTCAGCGCCCTCGGATACGACGCCGCGCGCCTTGACGTGCTGCTGGTCCAGTTCGCCATCCTCTATCGCGGCGAAACCCGCGTGCAGATGTCGACCCGCAGCGGCCAGTTCGTCACCCTGCGCGAGTTGCGCGCGGAAGTCGGCAACGACGCGGCGCGCTTCTTCTATGTGCTGCGCAAGTGCGAGCAGCACATGGATTTCGATCTCGACCTCGCCAAGTCGGAATCGAGCGACAACCCCGTCTACTACATCCAGTACGCCCATGCGCGCATCTGCAGCGTGCTGCGCCAGCTGGCGGAAACCGGGCTGAGCGAGGACGCCGCGCTCGGACTGAACGGCCTCCACCGCCTCGGCGAGGAGCACGAACAGCGTCTGATCGGCCGGCTCAGCCAGTATCCCGAGACGATCGAGAACGCCGCGCTCGCGCACGAACCGCATCAGCTCGCCTACTACCTGCGCGAGCTCGCGAACGACTTCCACACCTACTACAATGCGCACCAGTTCCTCGTCGAGGACGGCGAGCTGCGCAACGCGCGCCTTGCGCTGATCAAGGCGGCGCGTCAGGTATTGAGCAACGGCCTGCGACTGCTCGGGGTCGGCGCACCGGACCACATGTAG
- a CDS encoding SPOR domain-containing protein, with amino-acid sequence MPRDYKPAARRRRRSARSKSSPRWSWLLGGLIAGILASYAVYLTATRNVADKAEQAAQKPAAPAPKTAPPKTAATDDKEAREKARFDFYTLLPEMEVKIGKDTLDAARGGNSRKPESNGPYVLQVGSFRSYGEADNLKARLALIGVQASIQTVIISDDNTWYRVRVGPYKNLKDLEQARTALQRNDVEYMLLGLGREG; translated from the coding sequence ATGCCGCGCGACTACAAACCCGCCGCCCGCAGACGCCGGCGCAGCGCCCGTTCCAAATCGTCGCCCCGCTGGTCGTGGCTGCTCGGCGGCCTGATCGCCGGCATTCTCGCCAGCTACGCGGTCTATCTCACGGCCACGCGGAACGTGGCGGACAAAGCCGAACAGGCGGCGCAGAAACCCGCCGCGCCGGCGCCCAAGACCGCGCCGCCGAAAACGGCGGCGACGGACGACAAGGAGGCCAGGGAAAAGGCCCGCTTCGACTTCTACACGCTGCTTCCCGAGATGGAGGTGAAGATCGGCAAGGACACACTCGACGCCGCGCGCGGCGGCAACAGCCGCAAACCGGAGTCGAACGGACCGTACGTCCTCCAGGTAGGCTCGTTCCGCAGCTATGGCGAGGCCGACAACCTCAAGGCGCGGCTGGCGCTGATCGGCGTGCAGGCCTCGATCCAGACCGTCATCATCAGCGACGACAATACCTGGTACCGCGTCCGGGTCGGTCCCTACAAGAACCTGAAGGATCTGGAACAGGCCCGCACGGCCCTGCAGCGCAACGATGTCGAGTACATGCTGCTGGGATTGGGGCGTGAGGGTTAA
- the speA gene encoding biosynthetic arginine decarboxylase produces the protein MKDTDWDLQQARLAYNIPHWSNGYFDIDERGHLLARPGRDRAGAGIDLHELTGRIRELGLSTPVLVRFTDILHDRIDVLCGAFSAAMRQDGYGGDYTPVYPIKVNQQHSVVEEILRHGNGRVGLEAGSKPELMAVLGMSDAANRLVVCNGYKDREYIRLALIGRLLGNRVYIVVEKLSELELVIEESRALGIEPLIGMRVRLASIGKGKWQNTGGEKSKFGLPAPHVLHMVRRLDEAGLLSALRMLHFHLGSQIANILDIQRGMREAARYYAELRAMGAPLDCMDVGGGLGVDYEGTRSRSACSMNYSVEEYAHNVVHTLWEICAEHGLPHPAIITESGRGMTAHHAVLITNVIDVERVPKDEIPAADADADEAPVLKNLRAAYDEAALRPPVEVYHDAVHWLGTAQDMYIHGLLTLAQRARAEQIYYATCRRIHPLLQGASRAHREVLDELNEKLADKFFCNFSVFQSIPDVWAIDQIFPVIPLHRLDERPDCRAVILDITCDSDGRVDYYVDREGVETTLPLHAPRPEEPYLLGIFMIGAYQEILGDMHNLFGDTNAINVELDGRGGYRLSQPQPGDTVDAVLRYVRFSPEALLERLRRAVAESRLGKRQQALCHETLQDGITGYTYLED, from the coding sequence ATGAAAGACACGGATTGGGATCTGCAGCAGGCGCGGCTCGCCTACAACATCCCGCACTGGAGCAATGGCTACTTCGATATCGACGAACGCGGGCACCTGCTCGCCCGGCCGGGCCGCGATCGCGCCGGCGCCGGGATCGATCTCCATGAACTGACCGGCCGCATCCGTGAGCTGGGCCTGTCGACGCCCGTGCTGGTGCGTTTCACCGACATCCTGCACGACCGTATCGATGTCTTGTGCGGCGCCTTTTCCGCGGCGATGCGGCAGGACGGCTATGGCGGCGACTATACCCCGGTGTATCCGATCAAGGTGAACCAGCAGCACAGCGTGGTGGAAGAGATCCTCCGCCACGGCAATGGCCGCGTCGGCCTGGAGGCGGGCAGCAAGCCCGAACTCATGGCCGTGCTCGGGATGTCCGACGCGGCCAATCGGCTGGTGGTGTGCAACGGCTACAAGGACCGGGAATACATCCGGCTAGCGTTGATCGGCCGCCTGCTCGGCAACCGTGTCTACATCGTGGTGGAGAAGCTCTCCGAGCTGGAGCTGGTGATCGAGGAATCGCGCGCGCTCGGCATCGAGCCGCTGATCGGCATGCGCGTGCGGCTGGCCTCGATCGGCAAGGGCAAGTGGCAGAACACGGGCGGCGAGAAATCGAAGTTCGGCCTGCCCGCGCCGCACGTCCTGCACATGGTGCGACGCCTGGACGAGGCCGGGCTGCTGTCGGCCCTGCGCATGCTGCATTTCCACCTCGGCTCCCAGATCGCCAATATCCTCGACATCCAGCGCGGCATGCGCGAAGCTGCCCGTTATTACGCCGAGCTGCGCGCGATGGGCGCGCCGCTGGACTGCATGGACGTCGGCGGCGGGCTCGGGGTCGATTACGAGGGCACGCGCTCGCGCAGCGCCTGTTCGATGAACTACAGCGTGGAGGAATACGCCCACAACGTGGTGCACACGCTGTGGGAGATCTGCGCCGAGCACGGCCTGCCGCATCCCGCCATCATCACGGAATCCGGTCGCGGCATGACCGCGCATCATGCCGTTCTGATCACCAATGTGATCGATGTGGAGCGGGTGCCCAAGGACGAGATCCCCGCCGCCGACGCGGACGCCGACGAGGCACCGGTCCTGAAGAACCTCCGGGCCGCGTACGACGAGGCGGCGCTGAGGCCGCCGGTCGAGGTGTACCATGATGCCGTCCACTGGCTGGGTACGGCGCAGGACATGTACATCCACGGCCTGCTGACGCTGGCGCAGCGCGCGCGCGCGGAGCAGATCTACTATGCGACCTGCCGCCGCATCCATCCCTTGCTGCAGGGCGCCTCGCGCGCCCATCGCGAGGTGCTCGACGAGCTGAACGAGAAGCTGGCGGACAAGTTCTTCTGCAATTTCTCGGTGTTCCAGTCCATCCCGGACGTGTGGGCGATCGACCAGATCTTCCCGGTCATACCGCTGCACCGCCTCGACGAGCGGCCCGACTGTCGTGCGGTGATCCTGGACATCACCTGCGATTCGGACGGCCGGGTCGATTACTACGTGGACCGGGAGGGCGTAGAGACCACGCTGCCGCTGCACGCGCCGCGCCCGGAGGAACCGTATCTGCTGGGGATCTTCATGATCGGCGCCTACCAGGAGATCCTGGGCGACATGCACAACCTGTTCGGCGATACCAACGCGATCAACGTGGAGCTCGATGGGCGCGGCGGCTACCGCCTCAGCCAGCCGCAGCCGGGCGACACGGTCGACGCGGTGCTGCGCTACGTGCGCTTCAGCCCGGAGGCGCTGCTCGAGCGCCTGCGCCGCGCGGTGGCGGAAAGCCGGCTCGGCAAGCGACAGCAGGCCTTGTGCCACGAGACCTTGCAGGACGGCATTACGGGTTACACGTACCTGGAAGATTGA